Proteins found in one Megalobrama amblycephala isolate DHTTF-2021 linkage group LG5, ASM1881202v1, whole genome shotgun sequence genomic segment:
- the LOC125268373 gene encoding filamin-A-interacting protein 1 — translation MRSKDKTVDSTVNEVLVVTQTSHDVQEEDEGKILETEETIKVKHVDDEEKTGPDNDDKSAQKDDQTFGLRDLSKDNLLKLLGIMEGEIQAREDVIHLLRSTLLSRPEALESRYGSSGPARPLQALQRDRTLSNNHTQHENVYDKPMAELDRLREKHKDSYRRMLEQLLLAEKSHRRTVYELDTEKRKHVDYMNKSDDFTNLLEQERERLKRLLKQEKAYQIRKEKEFSKRMQRTSGELVKLKSFALMMVDERELHLEKIDKQSHKIQDLLQKLQEKEKKLNETERKAKEDNQRIMDLEVELELRTSKFAKEQEEMSAKLSNQESQHQQLSQKQMELLHKLKELEEMNEALEKSAEELQALRDKIRKGECGNSNLIAELETLRKRILEMEGKDEEITKTENKCNELKKMLLAEETHNKDLRLEVEKLQLRMTQLEKLEMTFNMGRMECAQLQVALEKEKSLTKDLTDELVSVKIRMKELESSELKLEKDELDLKEDLLKLKSVTVIMVNEHKNMADRIRSEERLKDELNQLYKAEQEKVMEVTERLIEESKKRLKLKSEMELKIAALVKERDDIKGKLTKAEEKLKDMSSKHGIMKHGTMNEEERESAQKVKELQSVSNAHGKDENKVKELTLEIERLKNRLQQLEAIEGDLIKPEYNLLATEKERAQFLPQQVHDIRSQTALSKANGRGEVCCPEAELRHRFMMEEAKTRDLQADVQALKEKIHELMNKEDELSQLQVDYSVLQQRFLEEEDKKKSISTEVLNLTKELEVTKRYSRTLRPSTKGSRMMDVPMTSTGIQTENRTADTDTPAAFIKKSVQEENRIMSSLQQRSLKKPAQRLTVRELYPPTVSDVTVKKSWIPWMRKKDSSTSEISLDTSGEVAPSEVDMPQNHDHPLHAQVIPGIQNNEVALQTCIAPSEDLTKQASAKPSQEIQNPQTTIIPTNERTKEPKNAERVRSPMSFANMSRVKSAEIMRSPSTDKSPVSTASNSSSQEHVDMITGRAVFKETPEKRMVPTPIKKSNANVITTEDSKIHIHLGSQFKKTNDHGSAVMVKSISVSSESKEVSTGTVLRSPHNVTASKSTSNKAISSITITQVTKAPARPTLSVQPVMDVPSARSGFSRIPMSRGMKTGKAVLGALGITTGVNAESQAMNIDLKKSTVSNGALQGGGKG, via the exons ATGAGGTCCAAAGACAAAACAGTGGACAGCACAGTTAATGAAGTTCTGGTTGTCACGCAGACTTCACATGATGTCCAAGAAGAAGATGAGGGAAAAATACTGGAGACAGAAGAGACTATCAAGGTTAAACATGTGGACGATGAAGAGAAAACGGGGCCTGATAATGATGATAAATCAGCTCAGAAAGACGACCAAACATTTGGGCTGAGAGATCTGTCCAAAGACAACCTACTGAAACTGCTTGGAATCATGGAAGGAGAGATTCag GCACGAGAAGATGTGATCCATCTACTGAGGTCTACGCTATTGAGTCGACCAGAGGCACTGGAGTCCCGTTATGGCTCTTCAGGGCCGGCCAGACCCCTGCAAGCCTTGCAGAGAGACCGGACACTCAGCAACAACCACACACAACACGAGAATGTGTATGATAAGCCAATGGCAGAG CTGGACAGATTGCGGGAAAAGCACAAGGACTCATACCGCCGTATGCTGGAACAGCTCCTGCTGGCAGAGAAAAGCCACCGGCGCACTGTCTATGAGCTGGATACTGAGAAACGCAAACATGTGGACTATATGAACAAGAGCGATGACTTCACCAACCTCCTGGAGCAGGAACGAGAGAG GTTAAAGCGGTTGCTGAAACAAGAAAAAGCATATCAAATACGGAAGGAAAAAGAATTTTCTAAACGTATGCAAAGAACATCAGGAGAGCTGGTTAAGCTGAAGTCCTTCGCACTGATGATGGTTGATGAGCGAGAACTTCACTTggagaaaattgacaaacagaGCCACAAAATACAAGATCTTCTTCAAAAACTTCAGGAAAAGGAGAAGAAACTAaatgagacagagagaaaagcaAAGGAAGACAACCAAAGGATCATGGATCTTGAGGTTGAGCTGGAGCTGAGAACTTCTAAGTTTGCAAAAGAGCAAGAGGAAATGTCTGCGAAACTGTCCAACCAAGAATCTCAACATCAGCAGCTGTCCCAGAAACAAATGGAATTGTTGCACAAACTCAAGGAGCTTGAAGAGATGAATGAAGCTCTTGAGAAATCAGCAGAGGAGCTCCAGGCATTGAGGGACAAGATCAGAAAGGGTGAGTGTGGCAACTCAAATTTGATCGCAGAACTTGAGACTTTGCGCAAAAGAATTCTGGAAATGGAGGGTAAAGATGAAGAGATCACCAAAACTGAGAACAAGTGCAATGAGTTGAAGAAGATGCTTCTGGCTGAGGAGACTCACAATAAAGACCTGAGGCTAGAGGTGGAAAAACTGCAACTGAGAATGACACAGTTAGAAAAACTAGAGATGACCTTCAATATGGGCAGGATGGAATGTGCCCAGTTGCAGGTAGCTTTGGAAAAAGAGAAAAGCCTGACGAAAGACCTAACAGATGAACTGGTGAGCGTTAAAATCCGTATGAAGGAGCTTGAGTCGTCCGAGCTGAAATTGGAAAAGGATGAATTGGATTTAAAAGAGGATCTTTTGAAACTCAAATCAGTTACTGTAATAATGGTTAATGAGCACAAGAACATGGCAGACAGAATTAGGTCTGAGGAAAGGCTGAAAGATGAACTGAACCAACTCTACAAGGCAGAGCAGGAGAAAGTCATGGAGGTTACGGAGAGGTTAATAGAGGAGAGCAAGAAGCGTCTGAAACTAAAATCAGAGATGGAGTTGAAGATAGCTGCTCTTGTAAAGGAGAGAGATGACATAAAGGGAAAGCTTACCAAAGcagaagaaaaattaaaagATATGAGCTCCAAACATGGTATTATGAAGCATGGTACCATGAACGAAGAAGAAAGGGAATCTGCTCAAAAGGTGAAAGAACTGCAGAGTGTCTCAAACGCACATGGAAAAGATGAGAATAAAGTTAAGGAGTTGACTTTGGAGATTGAACGGTTGAAGAACCGTCTTCAGCAGCTTGAAGCTATTGAGGGAGACCTGATCAAACCAGAGTACAATCTGTTAGCAACTGAGAAAGAAAGGGCTCAATTTCTCCCACAGCAGGTACATGACATAAGAAGTCAAACTGCTTTGAGTAAGGCAAACGGGCGAGGAGAGGTATGCTGTCCGGAGGCTGAACTGAGACATCGGTTCATGATGGAGGAGGCCAAAACCAGAGACCTTCAAGCAGACGTGCAAGCCCTAAAGGAGAAAATTCATGAGCTCATGAACAAAGAAGATGAGCTTTCCCAGCTACAGGTGGATTACTCTGTTCTGCAACAGAGGTTTCTGGAAGAGGAGGACAAGAAAAAGAGCATAAGCACTGAAGTTTTAAACCTCACCAAAGAACTTGAGGTCACCAAGCGCTACAGCCGCACTCTGCGGCCCAGCACCAAAGGCAGCCGAATGATGGATGTTCCAATGACATCAACTGGAATACAAACCGAAAATAGGACAGCTGACACTGACACTCCTGCTGCATTCATCAAGAAGTCTGTCCAAGAAGAGAACCGAATCATGAGTAGTCTTCAACAGAGGAGCTTAAAGAAGCCGGCGCAGAGACTGACAGTGCGTGAACTCTACCCTCCAACAGTCAGTGACGTTACTGTGAAGAAGTCCTGGATTCCTTGGATGAGGAAGAAGGACAGCAGCACTTCCGAAATATCTTTGGATACCAGTGGGGAGGTTGCACCTTCTGAAGTCGACATGCCCCAAAATCATGACCATCCATTGCACGCTCAGGTGATCCCAGGTATTCAGAACAACGAGGTAGCCTTACAGACGTGCATTGCACCCTCAGAGGACTTGACCAAACAAGCTTCTGCCAAACCATCACAAGAAATTCAGAACCCTCAGACAACAATCATTCCTACAAATGAACGAACCAAAGAGCCAAAGAACGCAGAAAGAGTTCGATCTCCAATGTCCTTTGCAAACATGTCAAGAGTAAAGAGTGCAGAGATCATGAGGTCTCCCTCTACGGACAAATCACCTGTATCCACTGCATCCAACAGCAGCTCCCAAGAGCATGTGGACATGATAACAGGCAGAGCTGTGTTTAAGGAGACTCCTGAGAAACGAATGGTCCCCACGCCCATCAAGAAGTCAAATGCTAATGTCATTACCACAGAAGACAGTAAGATTCACATTCATTTAGGATCACAGTTCAAGAAGACCAATGATCATGGCTCAGCTGTCATGGTCAAATCTATTTCCGTATCATCCGAGAGTAAGGAGGTTTCTACTGGAACTGTGTTACGCTCTCCACATAATGTGACAGCCAGCAAATCAACATCTAACAAAGCGATAAGTAGCATCACCATTACGCAGGTCACTAAAGCACCAGCCAGACCTACACTCTCAGTG CAGCCTGTCATGGATGTCCCATCAGCGCGGTCAGGGTTCAGTCGTATTCCAATGTCTCGGGGGATGAAAACAGGAAAAGCTGTGCTTGGAGCTTTGGGAATCACCACAGGAGTTAATGCAGAAAGCCAGGCCATGAACATTGACCTGAAAAAATCAACTGTCAGTAATGGAGCATTACAGGGTGGAGGGAAGGGCTGA
- the tmem30aa gene encoding transmembrane protein 30Aa: MMASSYNAKDEDGHHPGSVSSGGPGSVKSKKPDNTAFKQQRLPAWQPILTAGTVLPAFFMIGLIFIPIGIGLFVTSNNIKEFEIDYTGVDMSSPCFNCAQNYSWNSTSVCTCSVPFTLDQPFESNVFMYYGLSNFYQNHRRYVKSRDDSQLNGDKSSLLSPSKECEPYRTSEKKPIAPCGAIANSLFNDTLELFYIHPNGSRIAIHLVKTGIAWWTDKHVKFRNPGGSNNNLSVVFQDTSKPVNWGKAVYELDPTDSENNGFINEDFIVWMRTAALPTFRKLYRIIQKKKDNLTPTLPPGNYSLEVIYNYPVRSFDGRKRMILSTISWMGGKNPFLGIAYITVGSVCFFLGVVLLIIHHKYGNRNNNADIPN; the protein is encoded by the exons ATGATGGCGTCCAGCTATAACGCGAAGGATGAGGATGGTCACCATCCGGGATCGGTGAGTTCCGGTGGCCCGGGCTCGGTCAAGAGCAAGAAGCCCGATAACACGGCCTTTAAACAGCAGCGTCTGCCCGCCTGGCAGCCCATTCTGACCGCGGGCACCGTCCTGCCAGCCTTCTTCATGATCGGACTCATCTTCATCCCCATCGGCATCGGACTCTTCGTCACCTCTAACAACATCAAAGAGTTTGAG ATCGACTACACTGGTGTTGACATGTCCAGTCCGTGTTTCAACTGCGCGCAGAACTACAGCTGGAACAGCACCAGCGTGTGTACCTGCTCTGTGCCCTTCACCCTAGACCAGCCTTTCGAG AGTAATGTTTTCATGTACTACGGACTCTCCAACTTCTATCAAAACCATAGACGTTATGTCAAGTCAAGAGATGACAGTCAGCTGAATGGAGATAAAAGCTCTTTACTG AGCCCAAGTAAAGAGTGTGAACCGTATCGAACAAGCGAGAAGAAGCCCATTGCTCCCTGTGGTGCCATTGCTAACAGTCTCTTCAATG ATACTTTGGAGCTGTTTTACATCCATCCAAACGGAAGCAGAATAGCTATTCATCTGGTAAAGACGGGCATTGCTTGGTGGACTGACAAGCATGTGAAGTTCAGAAACCCAGGAGGAAGCAACAACAACCTTTCCGTTGTGTTCCAAG ATACAAGCAAACCTGTAAACTGGGGCAAAGCCGTTTATGAGCTGGACCCGACTGATTCTGAGAACAACGGTTTCATCAATGAGGATTTCATTGTGTGGATGAGAACCGCCGCTCTCCCCACCTTCAGAAAACTGTACCGCATCATTCAGAAGAAGAAGGACAACCTGACCCCAACATTACCGCCTGGAAACTACAGTCTCGAAGTCATCTACA ATTACCCAGTGCGCAGCTTTGACGGCCGCAAGCGTATGATCCTCAGCACCATCTCCTGGATGGGAGGGAAGAACCCTTTCCTGGGCATTGCCTACATCACCGTGGGATCTGTGTGTTTCTTCCTGGGAGTGGTCCTACTGATCATCCACCATAAATATGGCAACCGCAACAACAATGCTGACATTCCCAATTAA
- the LOC125268375 gene encoding cytochrome c oxidase subunit 7A2, mitochondrial, whose product MFRHLRTLQQVSRRTISSSAPRQLENKVPGKQKLFQEDNGMPVHLKGGVTDALLYRATMALTVFGCGYVVYALISAALPKKKD is encoded by the exons ATGTTTAGGCACTTAAGG ACCCTCCAGCAGGTCTCCAGGCGGACCATATCCAGTAGCGCACCCAGACAGCTGGAGAATAAAGTCCCGGGCAAGCAGAAGTTGTTTCAG GAAGACAATGGCATGCCGGTTCATTTGAAGGGAGGCGTTACAGATGCTCTCTTGTATAGGGCGACAATGGCCCTCACTGTCTTTG GGTGCGGTTATGTGGTATATGCATTGATCAGCGCAGCACTGCCCAAGAAGAAGGATTGA